TCAGGAAGGAAGTGTCCGTTTTTTGCGTGTCTCCTTTCTTGTACCAGCCTGTTCCCTTATCATTCCATATGCCGGAGTCGGAATTCCATACCAGGGTTTCGGCATCATAGCCAGTTCCCTTGTACTGCAAGTATAAGCCGCTGCCCGTGGAAACAAGCAGAAAATTATCGGCCCCCAACTGATCGGCGGAATTCACTTGCGCCAAGGAGTCGTATGAATCGTCTCCGGTCTTCTTCCAAATGCGGAGTTCATCCAGAAAACCCTCCAGATTATCCCCCGTTGACATGAATTTGCGGGTCAGCAACGCCTCAGAGTTCAGCGTTCTATTGGTTAAGGAAGTATCCTCCTTCCCGTTTTCAACCACTACTTCCACATTCCATGTCTTCCCGTTTTTGGTAACCGTGGACGTATTCGCCAGATTGACGAGGCCGTTGAGGCCGATGTGCCAGTAATGGTTGCCCGCACCGGGACCGTTGTCAAGATTGAGGTTGCCGCTCGGCGTCGTCAGGTTCAACGTGCCGTCCACATATACATTGGCATGGCCCTCAGCCTCACTATTTTTGATTTGTGTTCCAAACGATGTGGAAAGGGTTGAACCGCTGCCCACAAAAATGCTTCCCGCATAGGGTCCCATGCCTACCGTTACATTGCTGTTCCCCGTCACGGAAATACCCCCTTGGTCGGAAGTGGAGGGGGGAGTACCCGTAACAGTTACGTTCACGTCGTTGAAAATAAGATGAGGCCCCGTATCACCCGGCCGGGATGGAGCGGCGCCACCTTCCCAATTGCCTGCCGTACCCACGGCGTTATCATCACCGCCGCCCGTCCATGTGAATTCCGTCCCGCCAAAGGCAGGCGCCTGCCAAAAATCAGCGGAAGTAGCCGCCTGTGCAGAAAATGAAGAAAATCCGGCAAAAGAAACCAAAGAGGCAATAAGAGCGGAACGCAGAGGGGGAGGAAGATGAAGTCTCATATCACAATAATGTAATGTTGTCCCCACTAATAACCGGATTGTGAATCCGTTGGCAAGACTATTTTCCTTAAAGACTCTCCATGAATACTTCATGGAAATATAGAAAATTAATCAAATCATTTTAAAATATTACATATAATATTTTTAAATGATATAAAAAATTGAATATGATATACTTATAATAATAAATAAAACAAGGGGAATTCACAATCCGGAGAAAGTAGAAATACTTGAATCATCTGCTGCAGACACAAAAAAAGGCCGCCCCCGAAGGAACGGCCTGAAAAATCGGAATATTTTTTATTATTGAGCTCCGTTCTGCTTGAGCATTTCCTGAAGCTGTTCGGGAGAAATGCTCATGGGACCGCCCTGGGGAGCCGGGGCTTCCGAGATGCCATCCAGTTCCAGTTCAAAGATGAGGGGGGAATTGGGCTCAATCGGTGCACCGGGCGTGTTTTCACCATAAGCCAGCTCCGACGGGATGTAAACAATCCACTTGGAACCGACGGGCATCGTGGTCAGGGCTTCCGCAAAGCCGGGAATGACTTGGAGGGGAAGTTCCACAGATTGTCCCTTGGTGTCGTCAAACACGGTACCGTCCAGCAGCGTGCCCTTGTACTTCACCTTGAACATGGGGTTCTTGAACTTCTTCTCGTCAAATTTTTCGTCGCCGCCCTTCTTTTCCACCTTGTACTGGAGGCCGGATTTCGTGGTTACCACGCCTTCCTTCTTGCCGTTTTCCTCCATGAATTTCTTGCTGGCTTCCAGATTGGACTTGGCCTTGGCGGCAATGCGTTCGTCAATCTGCTTCTGGAACGCGTCCAGAGCAGGCTTCAATTGTTCCTGGTCCTTGGCGGGCTTGCGAACCATGCCGTCCTTGATACCCTGCAGGAAGGATTCCTGGTCCAGATCGTCAAAGGTGAGGGTGGGAACGGAGCCAAGCTGCTGGCCGCTTTGGAAGCCCAGGAAATAGCCCAGGTCCTTTTTCATCTGTTCAGGAGACACAGTAATTTCTTTCTCTTGTTTGGGTTGATCGGCCGCCGGAGCTTCAGCAGCCTTGTCTTGTGCGCCGGCCACACCCGCCAGAAGGGCGGAAGCGGCAAACAGGGCGATGGAAGGGTTCATCTTCATGGTTGTTTTTATCCTTTGCTTGAAAAGAGGACTCCTTTTTAACGGATTCCGTTCACAGAACAAGACAAGAGAATAAGTCATCCTGTCATCAGTCCCGGAAAAGCGTGTTCTTCCGCAACCGCATTACTCCAGAGTTTCCAGCACGCGGGCAATCATGGCGGGATAAAGCCTGTGCTCCTCCACCTGGATACGGGCATGCAGGCTTTCCGGCGTATCTCCGGGCAATACGGGCACGCGGGCCTGCCCGAGGATGGGGCCCGTGTCCATGCCTCCGTCCACATAATGCACGGTGCAGCCGCTTTCTTCCGCGCCCGCATGGACGGCCTGTTCCCAGGCGTGCAAGCCGGGAAACGCGGGCAGGAGAGAGGGATGGATGTTGACGATGCGGGAAGGGAACGCCTGCAGCAAGGGGGATTTTACCAGCCGCATGAAGCCGGCCAGGCACACGCAGTCCACGCCGTATTCCTTCAGGCGCGCGGCAACGGCCTCCTGGGATTCCTCCGGGAATTTGGTCTTGAAGCCCGCACAGTCGATCACTTCCGCCGGAACGCCCCAGGAACGGGCGCGTTCCAGAATGTAGGCATCCGGGTTGTCGGACATCACCACGGCTATTTCCGCCTTGAGGGCGCCGGACCGGATGGCGTCATGAATGGACTGGCAATTGGAGCCGGATCCGGAGCCGAGTATTCCTAATTTGGGCAATCTGGACATCCGGGGGATGAAACCACAGTTTTTTGCCCGTGGCAAGCCTCCGGCTTGACAAAAAGCCCGGCATATTCGCCTAATAAAGGCATGAGAGACACTCGTTTTCAGGAGTTGGCCGCCCAGCTCGCGGGATACTCCACCGCCCTGCGCCCGGGCGACCGGGTTCTTCTGGAATTAACGGATATTCCGGAAGAAATGGGAGTGGCCCTCATCCGGGAAGTACGCGCCGCAGGAGCCCTTCCCTTTCTGCGCCTGAACCAGACGCGGCTGAACCGGGAAATGCTTTCCGGAGCCGTGGAAGAGCAGTATGAAGCCATCGCCCGGCACCGCATGGCGGAAATGGAGGACATGGACGCCTATATAGAAATTCGTGGAGGCGGAAACGCCTTTGAATTTTCCTCCGTTCCCCAGGAGAACATGGCCACAGCCATGAAGGCTCTGAATCCCGTGGCCCAAAGACGCATCCGCCACACGCGCTGGTGCGGGCTGCGCTGGCCGTCGGAAGGCATGGCCCAGCAGGCGGCCATGAGTACGGAAGAGTTTGAGGATTTTTATTTCCGCACCTGCCTGATGGATTACGGAACCCTGCGCCCCGCCATGAAACGGCTGGCGGAGATGATGGAAGCCGCCGACAAGGTCCGTATCACGGGGCCGGGCACGAACATTGCCTTTTCCATCAAGGGGCTGAACGCCATCCCCTGCGCCGGGGAGTGCAACCTGCCGGACGGGGAAGTGTTTACGGCCCCCGTCATCGACAGCGCCAACGGGCACATTTCCTTCAACGTTCCCTCCCTGTTCCAGGGCATTCCGTTCGATTCCATCCGCCTGACATTGGAAGACGGCCTGATTGTTCACGCGGAAGCCGGGGACAAGACCCCGCAGCTCAACGCCATTCTGGACACGGACCCCGGCGCGCGCCGGCTGGGGGAATTCGCCTTCGGGGTCAATCCGGCCATTACCAAACCGATGCGGAACATTCTTTTTGACGAAAAGATATCCGGCTCCTTCCACCTGACGCCGGGACAGGCCTACCATGTGGCGGACAACGGCAACCAGTCCCGAATCCACTGGGACATGGTCTGCATCCAGACGGAAGAGGCCGGAGGCGGAGACATTTACCTGGACAACGAACTCGTACGCCATAACGGACTTTTCACTTCCCCGGAACTGGCTATACTCAATCCCATTCATTCATGACTGCCGCTCCCTCTCCCTCCAAAAAACGTTCCCTGCTCCGCAAGTTCCTTTACCTGGCTGCCGCAGCCGTTCTTCTGGGGTCCCTGCTCCTTTCCTACATGCAGTGGGAGGCCAACACTCTGAGATTCCGTGAAACGCAGGCCCCGGCCGGATGCCTGCCCGGCCTTTCCGGCCTGCGCATCCTGGTCCTGTCGGACGTGCACACGGGCCTCCCCATGCTGGAAGAGGCGGTGCACATGGCGGAGCAGGCCAAACCGGACATGATCGTGTTCCTGGGAGACCTTTACACGGATTACCAGCGGGCCACCCATGCAGGAGACTACATCAGACAATTCCAGAAGCTTTCCTCCATCGCTCCGTCCTACGCGTGCCTGGGCAACCATGACATGGCCCTGGCCGGCAATGTGGAACGCATCCTGAAGGAGGGAGGCTTCACGCTGCTGAGGAATTCCGCTTCCTTCATCACCGTCCCCAGGCTGGGGAATGCCGAATTCAAGCTGGCCGGGCTGGGTGACGTGCGGGAGGGGGACTGCTTTCCCGATAAATGCATGGCTCTAGCAGACCTGGCGGAGAATTCCCCCATGCCGACTATCGTCCTGTGCCACAACCCCAAGGGTAGGGAACTGCTGGACCGCTACCACTGGGACCTGATGCTTTCCGGCCATACGCACGGGGGGCAGATCAGGCTCCCCTTCTTTTCCTCACCCCTGCTGATGGTGGAAGGGGAAACCATGGCTTCCGGGTTTTACCCTTACGGGGAGAAATCCGTTTTTGTCACTCCCGGCATAGGGTACATAGGGCCGGGGCGCTTCAACTGCCCGCCGGAAGTCAACCTGATCACCATTCCTTGAGCCCTTTTTCCGTCCGCCCATGATGTTCCTTTCTGTGCTGGCTTCCGCGGAACCGAATGCCGCCCCACCCTTTTTCACGCTGCTGACCGTCGTGTTCATGGGAATCATCGCGATCGCCCTGGTTCTGGCCCATTTCCGGCAGTCCCTGATGGCGGGCTACTTCATCTGCGGCGTCATTCTGGCCAACTGCGGCATTCTGGACCACATTCCCAATTCCGACGTCAGCATCCAGGCTCTCTCGGAAGTAGGCATCATCCTGCTCATGTTCACGCTGGGACTGGAATTTTCCCTGGACGAACTCAAGCACCTGCGGAAAACGGCGCTGCTGGGCGGCGGCCTTCAGATGTTCCTCTGTACGGCGGTCTTCGGGCTGGGCCTGCATTACGTGACGGGCATGGACATCAGCCATTCCCTGACGGTAGGGGCCATCATGGGGCTGTCCTCCACGGCGGTAGCCCTGAAATCATTCCAGGAATTCGGGCTGAGCGGCACTTCCGGAGCCAGGATGGCGCTGGGAATCGCGCTGTTCCAGGATATTGCAGCCATCATGCTCGTGGCCATCATGCCCCAGATATTCGGAACCTCCCGCGATTCCTGGGAAACGGCGTTCAACATAGGAGCCGCCGTGCTGAGAGGCGTGATCTTCCTGGCCGCCGCATGGCTGATCGGCCGCTATCTGCTTCCACGCATCATGCTGGCCGTGGCCCGCACAAAAAGCCGGGAGCTGTTCACCCTGATGGTGTTCGCCATCTGCTCCGGCATCGCCATGCTCGCCAGCCTGCTGGGATTGAGCATAGAGCTGGGAGCGTTCACCGCCGGGCTTTTCGTCAGCGGCTCCTATTACAGCCACCGGGTTCTCAGCGAAGTGCTTCCGTTCAAGGACCTTTTCCTCACCATTTTCTTCGTTTCCGCGGGACTGCTGATCGATATTAACGACCTGTGGGAACACATCGGCAACGTAGTCGTTTTCGCCACCTTCGTTCTCGCCGTCAAATTCGTGGCCTGCCTTGTAGCGGCGCATTTCCTGAAAATTCCGGGGCGCATGGGCATCATGGCTTCCACGGCCCTGACCAACGTGGGGGAATTCTCCCTGGTGCTGATTCCTTTCATGCAGGAGATCACCCCCATTCCCGCCCTGGTGACGGCCAACGTGTACGCCATTGCCGCCGTCTCCATGGGCATGACGCCCCTGCTGATGAAGGCGGCGCGCCGCCTTACCCCGCTGCTGGTGCGCATTCCCGGCCTGAAGATGAAGAATGAACGCATGAGCGTCGAAAACCTGATTACGCGCGTATCCGGCATCAAGGACCACGCCGTCATCTGCGGCTACGGCCCCGTGGGCAGAAGAATGCACGAAAGCCTGGGGCGGTACGGCATTCCCTGCATCATCATCGACTTGAACGCGGATACCGTCAAATCCCTGCTCAACGGCGGCCATCTGGCTTTTCTGGGGGACATCCAGCACCAGATCACCATGGAGCTGGCGAGCATCCGGACGGCGCGCCTGATCGCCTTCACTTTCCCGGACCCTAATCCGGCCCTGTCCACCTACATGCAGATCAAGAATGCCAATCCGGACATCACTGTGATTGCCCGCGCCAAATTCCGCTCGGAAGTGGCTTCCCTGCATCACGCCGGAGTCGTCAACGTCATTCACGACGAAGAGGAAACTGGCGCCGCCGCCGTGCGGCTGGCCAAGCTGAGCTTTGACATTATCGAAACCGGGAACGGAGCCCCGCTGTCCCACTGATATCATGAATCTGCCGGACGCACATACCCATCCCGCTCCGGCCGCTTCCGGCACCGGCCTCCGCTTCGTCTGCGGAACGTCTCCGGCGGACTGGGAGCAAGTGGCACTCCTGGCTGAACGAGACGGAAACGTCACTCCATTTTTCGGCATTCATCCGTGGTTTC
This genomic stretch from Akkermansia biwaensis harbors:
- a CDS encoding aminopeptidase, with protein sequence MRDTRFQELAAQLAGYSTALRPGDRVLLELTDIPEEMGVALIREVRAAGALPFLRLNQTRLNREMLSGAVEEQYEAIARHRMAEMEDMDAYIEIRGGGNAFEFSSVPQENMATAMKALNPVAQRRIRHTRWCGLRWPSEGMAQQAAMSTEEFEDFYFRTCLMDYGTLRPAMKRLAEMMEAADKVRITGPGTNIAFSIKGLNAIPCAGECNLPDGEVFTAPVIDSANGHISFNVPSLFQGIPFDSIRLTLEDGLIVHAEAGDKTPQLNAILDTDPGARRLGEFAFGVNPAITKPMRNILFDEKISGSFHLTPGQAYHVADNGNQSRIHWDMVCIQTEEAGGGDIYLDNELVRHNGLFTSPELAILNPIHS
- a CDS encoding FKBP-type peptidyl-prolyl cis-trans isomerase N-terminal domain-containing protein, giving the protein MKMNPSIALFAASALLAGVAGAQDKAAEAPAADQPKQEKEITVSPEQMKKDLGYFLGFQSGQQLGSVPTLTFDDLDQESFLQGIKDGMVRKPAKDQEQLKPALDAFQKQIDERIAAKAKSNLEASKKFMEENGKKEGVVTTKSGLQYKVEKKGGDEKFDEKKFKNPMFKVKYKGTLLDGTVFDDTKGQSVELPLQVIPGFAEALTTMPVGSKWIVYIPSELAYGENTPGAPIEPNSPLIFELELDGISEAPAPQGGPMSISPEQLQEMLKQNGAQ
- a CDS encoding cation:proton antiporter, producing MMFLSVLASAEPNAAPPFFTLLTVVFMGIIAIALVLAHFRQSLMAGYFICGVILANCGILDHIPNSDVSIQALSEVGIILLMFTLGLEFSLDELKHLRKTALLGGGLQMFLCTAVFGLGLHYVTGMDISHSLTVGAIMGLSSTAVALKSFQEFGLSGTSGARMALGIALFQDIAAIMLVAIMPQIFGTSRDSWETAFNIGAAVLRGVIFLAAAWLIGRYLLPRIMLAVARTKSRELFTLMVFAICSGIAMLASLLGLSIELGAFTAGLFVSGSYYSHRVLSEVLPFKDLFLTIFFVSAGLLIDINDLWEHIGNVVVFATFVLAVKFVACLVAAHFLKIPGRMGIMASTALTNVGEFSLVLIPFMQEITPIPALVTANVYAIAAVSMGMTPLLMKAARRLTPLLVRIPGLKMKNERMSVENLITRVSGIKDHAVICGYGPVGRRMHESLGRYGIPCIIIDLNADTVKSLLNGGHLAFLGDIQHQITMELASIRTARLIAFTFPDPNPALSTYMQIKNANPDITVIARAKFRSEVASLHHAGVVNVIHDEEETGAAAVRLAKLSFDIIETGNGAPLSH
- the yaeI gene encoding phosphodiesterase YaeI, whose product is MTAAPSPSKKRSLLRKFLYLAAAAVLLGSLLLSYMQWEANTLRFRETQAPAGCLPGLSGLRILVLSDVHTGLPMLEEAVHMAEQAKPDMIVFLGDLYTDYQRATHAGDYIRQFQKLSSIAPSYACLGNHDMALAGNVERILKEGGFTLLRNSASFITVPRLGNAEFKLAGLGDVREGDCFPDKCMALADLAENSPMPTIVLCHNPKGRELLDRYHWDLMLSGHTHGGQIRLPFFSSPLLMVEGETMASGFYPYGEKSVFVTPGIGYIGPGRFNCPPEVNLITIP
- the purN gene encoding phosphoribosylglycinamide formyltransferase, producing the protein MSRLPKLGILGSGSGSNCQSIHDAIRSGALKAEIAVVMSDNPDAYILERARSWGVPAEVIDCAGFKTKFPEESQEAVAARLKEYGVDCVCLAGFMRLVKSPLLQAFPSRIVNIHPSLLPAFPGLHAWEQAVHAGAEESGCTVHYVDGGMDTGPILGQARVPVLPGDTPESLHARIQVEEHRLYPAMIARVLETLE